The genomic region GATCTTTTTTCATACTCCAAGGTTTCGATACAGCCCATGCCGCTTCGTACGGCCCTTGGTTGCAGAGGATCCGTGCATCCCGGAGAAATAAATATCTTTTGTGCGCCCATTGCCTCTGCGGTACGAAAAATTGAGCCTATGTTAAAAGGAGAGCGGATGTCTTCCGCATAGATAAAGACGCCGGGATAAAAAAAGCGTTTTTTTACAGTGCCGTGCAAGCCGGGGGCGGAATGCGGCGCTATGACCAAATCCCACTCCGCAGGAAAGGTTCCTAAAATAGCTAAAAGATGATTTTTAGCGCAATTACAGACGCGCCTTTCGTCAAAAGGAGCTTCGTTTAACAAATTTTGAAGTTCGCTTTGAGCTGCGGGACTTAATTTAGGATCTTTAAAAAGGATGTTTACAAGGTTTTTTATGTATTCGCGGCGCGGCATTTTCGGAAAATCATATTCCGCTCCTTTTTCGGCGATTCCTGC from Treponema parvum harbors:
- a CDS encoding TrmH family RNA methyltransferase, coding for MIDPSKIFQLKGGQKRRKLALCFGSLERDIAGIAEKGAEYDFPKMPRREYIKNLVNILFKDPKLSPAAQSELQNLLNEAPFDERRVCNCAKNHLLAILGTFPAEWDLVIAPHSAPGLHGTVKKRFFYPGVFIYAEDIRSPFNIGSIFRTAEAMGAQKIFISPGCTDPLQPRAVRSGMGCIETLEYEKRSLSDLPKNMPVFVLETGGTDITDFVFPKQGICIIGSEELGVSPQALKTASYGRVTIPMKGLKASLNVGVALGILMQKWTEFLDRADRAAAVD